One genomic region from Kiritimatiellia bacterium encodes:
- a CDS encoding ankyrin repeat domain-containing protein, with the protein MDFEDAVKNGDLQKAEALIKAGADVDRNGNSYGWKVLHYATLATNVPMMTLLIKSGADPNARDWHDGITPLHLAASHRNLVAVEALLALGASVNELTDENYYGAFGVPRQVNEKYSGGGSIQKTQFRSRVLQGATALHFAAALGDTDLAQLLLKHGADRSIRDSLGHTPAELAQENGHDALAEILESTGNAGSESGPRD; encoded by the coding sequence ATGGATTTCGAAGATGCCGTCAAGAACGGCGATCTCCAGAAGGCTGAGGCGCTCATCAAAGCTGGAGCTGACGTCGACAGGAACGGAAATTCCTACGGGTGGAAAGTGCTTCACTATGCAACACTCGCGACCAATGTTCCCATGATGACACTACTCATCAAGAGTGGCGCTGATCCCAACGCCCGAGACTGGCATGATGGCATCACTCCCTTACATCTTGCCGCATCACATCGCAACCTTGTGGCCGTCGAGGCACTCCTTGCGTTAGGAGCATCAGTTAACGAGCTTACCGACGAGAATTACTACGGTGCCTTCGGAGTGCCTCGTCAAGTCAACGAGAAGTACTCTGGGGGTGGGAGCATACAGAAGACGCAGTTCCGTTCCCGCGTGCTTCAGGGTGCGACGGCGCTTCATTTTGCCGCCGCGCTTGGTGATACGGATCTAGCGCAGTTGCTCTTGAAACACGGGGCGGACAGGTCTATCCGCGATTCACTTGGGCACACCCCGGCAGAACTTGCGCAAGAGAATGGCCACGATGCATTAGCGGAGATCCTCGAATCGACTGGAAATGCAGGCTCCGAATCGGGGCCCCGTGACTGA